Proteins encoded within one genomic window of Eurosta solidaginis isolate ZX-2024a chromosome 1, ASM4086904v1, whole genome shotgun sequence:
- the LOC137243835 gene encoding splicing regulator SDE2: MACLYFNKQIILQNQSERCSLIKHLITEQTGLAPTCIYLEQNGRRLMCNDTVSGVAHCRLCIPGGKGGFGSMLRAIGAQIEKTTNREACRDLSGRRLRDINEEKRLKAVLEKMGELEREAEQRKKRKIEKLLAVPHHDFKDAEYEEARSKLAEKVNNAVEEGLKKVEDKPGCSEESLKRKHTATNAIAAKKKKAALWIDEELLDSDESGDSSDGAYSESVKDKEKTH; the protein is encoded by the exons ATGGCTTGTCTTTATTTTAACAAACAGATTATACTACAAAATCAAAGTGAAAGATGTTCTTTAATTAAACACTTGATTACAGAACAAACT GGTCTTGCGCCAACCTGTATATATCTCGAGCAAAATGGACGACGATTAATGTGTAATGACACGGTGTCTGGAGTGGCACATTGTCGCCTCTGTATACCAGGTGGAAAGGGAGGGTTTGGCTCCATGTTACGTGCTATTGGTGCACAAATAGAAAAAACCACAAATCGTGAAGCATGCCGAGATTTAAGTGGACGCCGTTTGCGCGACATTAACGAAGAAAAACGTCTCAAAGCTGTTCTGGAGAAAATGGGAGAGTTGGAACGCGAAGCAGAGCAacgcaaaaaaaggaaaattgaaAAGCTACTAGCAGTTCCCCATCATGATTTTAAAGATGCAGAATACGAAGAAGCTAGATCCAAACTTGCAGAGAAAGTAAATAATGCTGTAGAAGAGGGTCTAAAAAAAGTTGAAGATAAGCCAGGGTGTAGTGAAGAATCTTTAAAACGCAAGCATACAGCAACGAATGCGATTGCTGCGAAAAAGAAAAAAGCAGCACTATGGATTGATGAAGAGTTATTAGACTCTGATGAAAGCGGCGACTCATCTGATGGTGCTTATTCAGAAAGcgttaaagataaagaaaaaacgCATTAA
- the Atg6 gene encoding beclin-1-like protein, whose translation MSQEEKDVYVSFACQSCMQPIVLDESLDNIDVHSMAELSLPIYSGSSKTLDTEDVSAFDHFVPPYPLSDSINGTDFMLVSDGRDKKLSNTFKLKAELFDCLSSNSEIDHPLCGECADSILESMDQELKVAEQEWRDYKNYLERLEQQQDRPNIPALERELIELQENEKRMLSELEKLKKEEKSLNEEIKREEEEKVKLQKQEAIYWREYTKHRRELMLTEDDKKSLECQISYAEQQLEKLKDANIFNITFHIWHAGHFGTINNFRLGRLPSAAVDWSEINAAWGQTVLLLSSLARKIGLTFERYRIVPFGNHSYVEVIGENRELPLYGTGGFKFFWDTKFDAAMVAFLDCLTQFREEVEKRDTEFLLPYKMEKGKIIDPSTGNSYSIKIQFNSEEQWTKALKFMLTNLKWGLAWVSSQFAND comes from the exons ATGAGCCAGGAGGAAAAAGATGTGTATGTTTCGTTTGCTTGCCAAAGTTGCATGCAACCAATTGTATTGGACGAATCTTTGGATAATATCGACGTACATTCAATGGCAGAGCTTTCCT TACCTATATATTCAGGAAGTTCTAAAACACTAGACACCGAGGATGTGAGCGCATTTGATCATTTTGTACCACCATATCCGTTGTCCGACTCAATCAATGGCACAGACTTTATGTTAGTATCGGACGGTCGTGATAAAAAATTAAGTAATACTTTCAAATTGAAAGCTGAATTATTTGATTGTCTTTCCTCAAATTCGGAAATTGATCATCCATTATGTGGAGAATGCGCAGATTCAATATTAGAAAGTATGGATCAAGAATTAAAGGTAGCTGAACAAGAATGGCGTGATTATAAAAACTATTTGGAACGTCTTGAACAACAACAAGATAGGCCCAATATTCCTGCTTTAGAACGTGAACTAATAGAGTTACAAGAGAATGAAAAGCGCATGTTGTCCGAATTAGAAAAACTTAAGAAAGAAGAAAAATCTTTAAATGAAGAGATTAAGAGAGAAGAAGAGGAAAAAGTAAAATTACAAAAACAGGAAGCCATTTATTGGCGTGAATATACAAAACATCGTCGGGAATTAATGTTAACCGAAGATGATAAAAAAAGCTTAGAATGTCAAATAAGTTATGCGGAACAACAACTGGAGAAGCTCAAGGATGCAAACATATTTAATATAACTTTTCATATATGGCATGCTGGACATTTTGGTACAATAAATAATTTCCGTCTTGGTCGTTTGCCTTCTGCTGCGGTTGATTGGTCTGAGATAAATGCTGCTTGGGGTCAAACAGTATTATTGTTATCCTCGCTGGCACGCAAAATTGGTTTGACTTTTGAACGGTATCGCATAGTACCTTTCGGAAATCATTCATATGTTGAGGTGATTGGAGAGAATCGCGAACTACCGCTTTATGGTACTGGAGGTTTTAAATTCTTTTGGGATACTAAATTCGATGCTGCTATGGTTGCTTTTCTAGATTGTTTGACACAATTTAGAGAGGAAGTTGAGAAACGCGATACAGAGTTTCTACTACCATATAAAATGGAGAAAGGGAAAATAATTGATCCATCCACTGGAAATTCATACTCAATCAA AATCCAATTCAACTCGGAAGAGCAATGGACTAAAGCTTTGAAATTTATGTTGACAAATTTGAAATGGGGTCTTGCATGGGTATCTTCACAATTTGCAAATGACTAA
- the Pisd gene encoding phosphatidylserine decarboxylase proenzyme, mitochondrial, which produces MVSYFVPRGRFLIKAGNLRQAAHVKQVQQEPGKWPMLSHFRQTFSTKVSRGDDETKQHNLKSVERLNGALEKSSVKKSDKYNKQDFISPSVWTKWTGFLLRWTPVGICLFGAIEWQLHKQRCKAENIPGTASTFQSKVYCSLPLRIISRCWGWLAACYVPISLRPFIYGWYANMFDVNLEEALYPDYKYYNSLAEFFTRPLRDDVRPIDRSAAVISPADGRVLHFGTARNKIIEDVKGVNYSIQSFLGPVTWHDRQQTVNDRAIDYMDEVREHNDDSTELYQCVIYLAPGDYHRFHSPTEWQPQLRRHFAGELLSVNPRIAAWLPDLFCLNERAVYLGKWKYGFFSYAAVGATNVGSVQIYMDDNLKTNRWLGLKLGAHANAHMYDEVEISSVKTMDRGELLGQFNMGSTIVLLFEAPKNFKFKIELGQVIKVGQPLGSFD; this is translated from the coding sequence ATGGTGTCATATTTTGTTCCGCGTGGTCGTTTCCTTATCAAAGCAGGTAATTTAAGACAAGCGGCTCACGTAAAACAAGTTCAACAGGAACCAGGAAAATGGCCTATGTTGAGTCATTTTCGGCAGACTTTTTCAACAAAAGTGAGTCGTGGTGATGATGAAACCAAACAGCACAATTTAAAGTCTGTTGAACGCTTGAATGGCGCATTAGAAAAGTCATCTGTTAAAAAAAGTGACAAATATAATAAGCAGGATTTTATAAGTCCTAGTGTCTGGACAAAATGGACAGGATTTCTTCTGCGGTGGACACCTGTTGGTATATGCCTTTTTGGAGCTATCGAATGGCAATTGCATAAGCAAAGGTGTAAAGCCGAAAATATACCAGGTACAGCTTCCACTTTTCAATCAAAAGTTTACTGCTCCTTACCGCTACGTATAATAAGTCGTTGCTGGGGGTGGTTAGCCGCATGTTATGTACCAATTTCCCTGCGACCATTTATATATGGTTGGTACGCAAATATGTTCGATGTTAATTTGGAAGAAGCATTGTATCCAGATTATAAGTACTATAACAGCCTAGCCGAATTTTTCACGCGGCCACTGCGAGATGATGTACGTCCTATTGATCGAAGTGCAGCTGTTATTTCTCCAGCAGATGGACGCGTACTGCATTTCGGAACTGCccgaaataaaattattgaagatGTGAAAGGCGTTAACTATAGTATACAGTCCTTCTTAGGTCCTGTAACATGGCATGATCGACAACAAACAGTAAACGATAGAGCAATAGACTATATGGATGAAGTTAGAGAACACAACGACGATTCAACCGAACTTTATCAATGTGTCATTTATTTGGCCCCTGGTGATTATCATCGTTTTCATTCTCCTACTGAGTGGCAACCACAATTGAGACGTCATTTTGCTGGTGAACTATTATCGGTCAATCCACGCATAGCAGCCTGGTTACCCGATCTCTTTTGTCTGAATGAACGTGCAGTGTATTTGGGTAAATGGAAATACGGCTTCTTTAGCTATGCAGCAGTTGGAGCGACCAATGTTGGATCAGTACAAATTTATATGGATGACAATCTTAAAACAAACCGTTGGTTGGGATTGAAATTGGGCGCACACGCAAATGCTCATATGTACGATGAAGTTGAAATTTCGTCTGTTAAAACTATGGATCGTGGTGAATTGTTGGGACAATTTAATATGGGAAGTACAATTGTGTTGCTCTTTGAAGCACCaaagaattttaaattcaaaattgaacTTGGCCAGGTGATCAAAGTTGGTCAACCATTGGGCTCTTTCGACTAA
- the LOC137237599 gene encoding uncharacterized protein isoform X1 has protein sequence MFTSITEIMFSKVGRLATFFSTRYVNVCDITVHRNVTIFSKNVCKITDARQISMIYPMNCSSWKRKIQSIRTLSAQKRETTISSVDYNDIKELPKHPEKLLIDVREPQELKDTGTIPTSINIPLESVLQVLAEDVRPQIFQAKYGRRKPTYDDELIFTCKSGKRAHKAAEIARAMGFTNLKYYAGSWDDWVQHEIILFNFMYKTDTKTDSKLMRCNSVLAAAYHSIQFDYLLLMPSEFAT, from the exons ATGTTTACATCGATTACAGAAATAATGTTTTCTAAAGTTGGCCGCTTAGCAACATTCTTCAGCACGAGATATGTAAATGTCTGCG ATATAACGGTGCATCGAAATGTgacaatattttccaaaaatgtatgcaaaataacTGATGCAAGGCAAATAAGTATGATTTACCCAATGAATTGTTCTTCATGGAAGAGGAAGATACAAAGTATACGCACACTTAGCGCACAAAAACGTGAAACGACGATATCAAGTGTCGATTACAATGATATAAAAGAATTACCCAAGCACCCAGAAAAATTGTTAATAGATGTTCGTGAGCCACAAGAACTCAAAGACACTGGTACTATCCCAACAAGCATAAACATTCCTTTAGAATCTGTATTGCAAGTACTAGCAGAAGATGTGAGGCCACAAATTTTCCAGGCTAAGTACGGACGGAGGAAGCCAACTTACGATGACGAGCTAATTTTCACGTGCAAATCAGGAAAGCGTGCCCATAAAGCTGCAGAAATAGCAAGGGCAATGGGATTCACAAACCTGAAATACTATGCTGGATCCTGGGATGACTGGGTTCAACATGAAA ttattctttttaattttatgtataaAACTGATACAAAGACTGATAGTAAATTGATGCGATGCAACTCTGTTCTTGCTGCTGCTTATCATTCCATACAATTCGACTACCTTCTTTTAATGCCTTCGGAAttcgctacataa
- the LOC137237599 gene encoding rhodanese domain-containing protein CG4456 isoform X3, whose product MFTSITEIMFSKVGRLATFFSTRYVNVCDITVHRNVTIFSKNVCKITDARQISMIYPMNCSSWKRKIQSIRTLSAQKRETTISSVDYNDIKELPKHPEKLLIDVREPQELKDTGTIPTSINIPLESVLQVLAEDVRPQIFQAKYGRRKPTYDDELIFTCKSGKRAHKAAEIARAMGFTNLKYYAGSWDDWVQHEN is encoded by the exons ATGTTTACATCGATTACAGAAATAATGTTTTCTAAAGTTGGCCGCTTAGCAACATTCTTCAGCACGAGATATGTAAATGTCTGCG ATATAACGGTGCATCGAAATGTgacaatattttccaaaaatgtatgcaaaataacTGATGCAAGGCAAATAAGTATGATTTACCCAATGAATTGTTCTTCATGGAAGAGGAAGATACAAAGTATACGCACACTTAGCGCACAAAAACGTGAAACGACGATATCAAGTGTCGATTACAATGATATAAAAGAATTACCCAAGCACCCAGAAAAATTGTTAATAGATGTTCGTGAGCCACAAGAACTCAAAGACACTGGTACTATCCCAACAAGCATAAACATTCCTTTAGAATCTGTATTGCAAGTACTAGCAGAAGATGTGAGGCCACAAATTTTCCAGGCTAAGTACGGACGGAGGAAGCCAACTTACGATGACGAGCTAATTTTCACGTGCAAATCAGGAAAGCGTGCCCATAAAGCTGCAGAAATAGCAAGGGCAATGGGATTCACAAACCTGAAATACTATGCTGGATCCTGGGATGACTGGGTTCAACATGAAA ACTGA
- the LOC137237599 gene encoding uncharacterized protein isoform X2, with the protein MFSKVGRLATFFSTRYVNVCDITVHRNVTIFSKNVCKITDARQISMIYPMNCSSWKRKIQSIRTLSAQKRETTISSVDYNDIKELPKHPEKLLIDVREPQELKDTGTIPTSINIPLESVLQVLAEDVRPQIFQAKYGRRKPTYDDELIFTCKSGKRAHKAAEIARAMGFTNLKYYAGSWDDWVQHEIILFNFMYKTDTKTDSKLMRCNSVLAAAYHSIQFDYLLLMPSEFAT; encoded by the exons ATGTTTTCTAAAGTTGGCCGCTTAGCAACATTCTTCAGCACGAGATATGTAAATGTCTGCG ATATAACGGTGCATCGAAATGTgacaatattttccaaaaatgtatgcaaaataacTGATGCAAGGCAAATAAGTATGATTTACCCAATGAATTGTTCTTCATGGAAGAGGAAGATACAAAGTATACGCACACTTAGCGCACAAAAACGTGAAACGACGATATCAAGTGTCGATTACAATGATATAAAAGAATTACCCAAGCACCCAGAAAAATTGTTAATAGATGTTCGTGAGCCACAAGAACTCAAAGACACTGGTACTATCCCAACAAGCATAAACATTCCTTTAGAATCTGTATTGCAAGTACTAGCAGAAGATGTGAGGCCACAAATTTTCCAGGCTAAGTACGGACGGAGGAAGCCAACTTACGATGACGAGCTAATTTTCACGTGCAAATCAGGAAAGCGTGCCCATAAAGCTGCAGAAATAGCAAGGGCAATGGGATTCACAAACCTGAAATACTATGCTGGATCCTGGGATGACTGGGTTCAACATGAAA ttattctttttaattttatgtataaAACTGATACAAAGACTGATAGTAAATTGATGCGATGCAACTCTGTTCTTGCTGCTGCTTATCATTCCATACAATTCGACTACCTTCTTTTAATGCCTTCGGAAttcgctacataa
- the LOC137237599 gene encoding rhodanese domain-containing protein CG4456 isoform X4 — MIYPMNCSSWKRKIQSIRTLSAQKRETTISSVDYNDIKELPKHPEKLLIDVREPQELKDTGTIPTSINIPLESVLQVLAEDVRPQIFQAKYGRRKPTYDDELIFTCKSGKRAHKAAEIARAMGFTNLKYYAGSWDDWVQHEIILFNFMYKTDTKTDSKLMRCNSVLAAAYHSIQFDYLLLMPSEFAT; from the exons ATGATTTACCCAATGAATTGTTCTTCATGGAAGAGGAAGATACAAAGTATACGCACACTTAGCGCACAAAAACGTGAAACGACGATATCAAGTGTCGATTACAATGATATAAAAGAATTACCCAAGCACCCAGAAAAATTGTTAATAGATGTTCGTGAGCCACAAGAACTCAAAGACACTGGTACTATCCCAACAAGCATAAACATTCCTTTAGAATCTGTATTGCAAGTACTAGCAGAAGATGTGAGGCCACAAATTTTCCAGGCTAAGTACGGACGGAGGAAGCCAACTTACGATGACGAGCTAATTTTCACGTGCAAATCAGGAAAGCGTGCCCATAAAGCTGCAGAAATAGCAAGGGCAATGGGATTCACAAACCTGAAATACTATGCTGGATCCTGGGATGACTGGGTTCAACATGAAA ttattctttttaattttatgtataaAACTGATACAAAGACTGATAGTAAATTGATGCGATGCAACTCTGTTCTTGCTGCTGCTTATCATTCCATACAATTCGACTACCTTCTTTTAATGCCTTCGGAAttcgctacataa